From a single Vitis vinifera cultivar Pinot Noir 40024 chromosome 18, ASM3070453v1 genomic region:
- the LOC132253261 gene encoding L10-interacting MYB domain-containing protein-like has translation MTTEITDVEDAGTWRGNIEKIFIDVMVNEVNKGNMDSGTFSTNTWRRILLEVNSQGKRNFNLKQLKQKFNRLRAMHREFSDLLKHTGFGWDAETNTVHALEETWQNYIRAHPNAKRFRSKGCPNYNLLGLIFNPSTATGALHYSSTQDPPNTDDEDEMDDNLEHGGVHVDVDTEIPDDPPQPEMAGGVTTRSGKRVTDSLLERKGKKESRLSQMGDALKAWVEASKARTETSRARTEALLARVDRYKSGTSSEATSGGTTDFSITRCMAALQTIELLDNDKYLKAVEKFTVPEWREIFMNMSDERKMAWLDRL, from the exons ATGACAACTGAGATAACAGATGTTGAGGATGCAGGAACATGGAGAGGTAATATAGAGAAAATCTTTATTGACGTCATGGTAAATGAAGTTAATAAAGGTAACATGGATAGTGGTACATTTAGTACCAACACATGGAGAAGGATCTTACTTGAGGTCAATAGTCAAGGGAAAAGAAATTTCAACTTGAAGCAGCTTAAACAAAAGTTTAATAGACTACGTGCAATGCACCGTGAGTTCTCTGATCTTTTAAAGCATACTGGATTTGGTTGGGATGCTGAAACTAACACAGTGCATGCTCTAGAGGAAACCTGGCAAAATTACATTCgg GCACACCCAAATGCAAAAAGATTCCGCTCAAAGGGATGCCCAAACTACAACTTGTTGGGATTGATCTTTAATCCATCAACAGCAACCGGTGCCCTCCACTACTCTTCCACCCAAGATCCACCAAACactgatgatgaagatgagatgGATGACAATTTGGAACATGGTGGAGTGCATGTGGATGTAGATACTGAGATCCCTGATGATCCTCCACAACCAGAAATGGCAGGAGGAGTGACCACCCGTTCTGGAAAGCGTGTAACTGATTCTCTATTAGAGCGTAAAGGTAAGAAAGAATCCAGATTAAGTCAAATGGGAGATGCTTTGAAAGCTTGGGTTGAGGCATCAAAGGCTAGAACAGAAACATCTCGAGCTAGAACTGAGGCATTATTGGCTAGAGTGGACAGATATAAGAGTGGAACTAGTAGTGAAGCTACTAGTGGAGGTACCACTGATTTTAGCATAACAAGGTGCATGGCAGCCTTACAAACCATTGAACTGTTAGATaatgacaaatatttaaaagctgTTGAGAAATTCACAGTGCCGGAGTGGAGAGAGATATTTATGAATATGTCTGATGAGAGGAAAATGGCATGGCTTGATAGACTTTAA
- the LOC100241424 gene encoding uncharacterized protein LOC100241424 has product MEESVDLQDWELLHGSDSELVISPVSAQKLSELEGIEGDSEGMIRSDYFSLDSQGRYERPVDVSEEGSIESDNPSWIDPGLETRYERKDMGEFWSDSGSDRSDERKIVDFDAKNELGLGETEKTKVGFEGESENLRKLWSDERKSSDFDVKNELGLVETGKSQVGFEGIGEIGGESENMGKFGFGLGSDLSDDRKISDFDAQNQLNFVESGKSQAGFEEIGEIGGESENLGKFWSDSGGIGSMENQLGKFEEENKEGVDGGGKKRDVSELSGESDGGNESKVEMEGGGDQNDNENVGAIKEVESKGDKELKRRVVWWKVPLEFFRYCAFRVSPVWSFSVAAAILGIVILGRRLYRMKRKSRSLQLKVTVDDKKVSQFMSRAARLNEAFSVVRRVPIIRPALPAAGVNPWPVMSLR; this is encoded by the exons ATGGAGGAATCAGTGGACTTGCAAGACTGGGAGCTTCTCCACGGCTCCGACTCCGAATTGGTTATCTCGCCGGTTTCAGCTCAGAAGTTGAGCGAGTTGGAGGGAATTGAAGGAGATTCTGAGGGTATGATAAGGTCCGATTACTTCTCTCTGGATTCGCAGGGGAGGTACGAGAGGCCTGTTGATGTGAGCGAGGAGGGCTCTATTGAGTCGGACAATCCGAGTTGGATTGATCCCGGGTTGGAGACTCGGTACGAGAGGAAGGATATGGGGGAGTTTTGGTCTGATTCGGGGAGTGATCGGTCTGATGAACGCAAAATTGTAGATTTTGATGCGAAAAATGAATTGGGTTTGGGAGAAACTGAGAAAACCAAAGTGGGGTTTGAAGGCGAGAGTGAGAATTTGAGGAAGCTCTGGTCCGATGAGCGTAAATCCAGTGattttgatgtgaaaaatgagttGGGATTAGTGGAAACTGGAAAAAGCCAGGTCGGGTTTGAAGGGATTGGGGAGATTGGAGGTGAGAGTGAGAATATGGGAAAATTCGGATTTGGGTTGGGGAGTGATTTGTCTGATGATCGTAAAATCAGCGATTTTGATGCCCAAAACCAACTGAACTTTGTGGAAAGTGGGAAAAGCCAAGCGGGctttgaagaaattggagaaaTTGGAGGTGAGAGCGAGAATCTGGGGAAATTTTGGTCTGATTCAGGTGGAATTGGATCAATGGAGAACCAGCTTGGGAAATTTGAGGAGGAAAATAAGGAGGGTGTTGATGGTGGTGGGAAGAAACGagatgtttctgagctttcagGCGAATCAGATGGTGGAAATGAGTCGAAGGTGGAGATGGAAGGAGGAGGAGACCAAAATGATAATGAGAATGTAGGAGCCATTAAGGAAGTGGAATCTAAGGGTGACAAGGAGTTGAAGAGGAGGGTGGTGTGGTGGAAGGTTCCATTGGAGTTCTTCAGATACTGTGCTTTCAGGGTTAGTCCTGTTTGGTCTTTCTCGGTGGCAGCTGCCATATTGGGCATTGTTATTCTAGGAAGGAGATTGTATAGGATGAAGAGGAAGAGCAGGAGCTTGCAGCTCAAGGTTACTGTGGATGACAAG AAGGTGTCTCAGTTCATGAGCCGTGCTGCACGTCTGAACGAAGCATTCTCAGTAGTGAGGCGGGTCCCCATTATCCGACCCGCCCTGCCAGCTGCTGGGGTGAACCCATGGCCTGTGATGAGTCTGagataa
- the LOC132253260 gene encoding L10-interacting MYB domain-containing protein-like, with product MVNEVNKGNMDSGTFSTNTWRRILLEVNSQGKRNFNLKQLKQKFNRLRAMHREFSDLLKHTGFGWDAETNTVHALEETWQNYIRAHPNAKRFRSKGCPNYNLLGLIFNPSTATGALHYSSTQDPPNTDDEDEMDDNLEHGGVHVDVDTEIPDDPPQPEMAGGVTTRSGKRVTDSLLERKGKKESRLSQMGDALKAWVEASKARTETSRARTEALLARVDRYKSGTSSEATSGGTTDFSITRCMAALQTIELLDNDKYLKAVEKFTVPEWREIFMNMSDERKMAWLDRL from the exons ATGGTAAATGAAGTTAATAAAGGTAACATGGATAGTGGTACATTTAGTACCAACACATGGAGAAGGATCTTACTTGAGGTCAATAGTCAAGGGAAAAGAAATTTCAACTTGAAGCAGCTTAAACAAAAGTTTAATAGACTACGTGCAATGCACCGTGAGTTCTCTGATCTTTTAAAGCATACTGGATTTGGTTGGGATGCTGAAACTAACACAGTGCATGCTCTAGAGGAAACCTGGCAAAATTACATTCgg GCACACCCAAATGCAAAAAGATTCCGCTCAAAGGGATGCCCAAACTACAACTTGTTGGGATTGATCTTTAATCCATCAACAGCAACCGGTGCCCTCCACTACTCTTCCACCCAAGATCCACCAAACactgatgatgaagatgagatgGATGACAATTTGGAACATGGTGGAGTGCATGTGGATGTAGATACTGAGATCCCTGATGATCCTCCACAACCAGAAATGGCAGGAGGAGTGACCACCCGTTCTGGAAAGCGTGTAACTGATTCTCTATTAGAGCGTAAAGGTAAGAAAGAATCCAGATTAAGTCAAATGGGAGATGCTTTGAAAGCTTGGGTTGAGGCATCAAAGGCTAGAACAGAAACATCTCGAGCTAGAACTGAGGCATTATTGGCTAGAGTGGACAGATATAAGAGTGGAACTAGTAGTGAAGCTACTAGTGGAGGTACCACTGATTTTAGCATAACAAGGTGCATGGCAGCCTTACAAACCATTGAACTGTTAGATaatgacaaatatttaaaagctgTTGAGAAATTCACAGTGCCGGAGTGGAGAGAGATATTTATGAATATGTCTGATGAGAGGAAAATGGCATGGCTTGATAGACTTTAA